One stretch of Armigeres subalbatus isolate Guangzhou_Male chromosome 2, GZ_Asu_2, whole genome shotgun sequence DNA includes these proteins:
- the LOC134216957 gene encoding protein G12-like: MKTIFVLGAFVAFAAASAIPNTRALKDDFQEFVDLVPVDKLVGVALKYLTTDKEFKEFFSYLQGAEFSAVWDQFFALKEVKDVLNYLEDAGLAVYDALNTVADFLGLHHVKPTVKSLGTRGLNGFLDEVVGLLPLNKFEALFEEKLSTSPEFKAFFEKLRNLDYNKFVDLYNNSKEVQSFLQKLRNYGVDVDGFFDLVAGFFGWGKY; this comes from the exons ATGAAGACCATTTTCGTTCTTGGTGCATTTGTAGCATTTGCTGCAGCTTCGGCAATCCCAAACACGCGCGCTCTGAAAGATGATTTCCAAGAGTTTGTCGACCTTGTCCCGGTAGACAAACTGGTCGGTGTTGCTCTGAAGTATCTCACCACCGACAAGGAGTTTAAGGAGTTCTTCAGCTACCTGCAGGGTGCGGAGTTCTCCGCCGTTTGGGATCAGTTCTTTGCCCTGAAGGAAGTAAAGGATGTGCTGAATTATTTGGAGGATGCAGGCCTAGCTGTGTACGATGCGCTGAACACAGTTGCTGATTTTCTTGGACTGCATCACGTTAAGCCAACCGTTAAAAGCT TGGGAACCAGAGGACTGAACGGTTTTCTCGATGAAGTTGTTGGATTGTTGCCTTTGAATAAATTCGAAGCCCTGTTTGAAGAGAAACTGAGCACCAGTCCCGAGTTCAAGGCTTTCTTCGAAAAGCTGCGCAACCTCGATTATAATAAGTTTGTTGATCTGTACAAT AACTCCAAGGAAGTCCAGtcgttcctccagaagctgcgaAACTACGGAGTCGATGTCGACGGTTTCTTCGATCTCGTCGCTGGATTTTTCGGATGGGGAAAGTACTGA